A single window of Nicotiana sylvestris chromosome 5, ASM39365v2, whole genome shotgun sequence DNA harbors:
- the LOC104222454 gene encoding 5-epi-aristolochene synthase-like, giving the protein MAAAAVGNYEEDIVRPVADFSPSLWGDQFLSFSIDNQVAEKYAKEIEAPKEQTRNMLLATGMKLADTLNLIDIIERLGISYHFEKEIDEILDQIYNQNSNCDDLSTSALQFRLLRQHGFNISPEIFSKFQDENGKFKESLASDVLGLLNLYEASHARTHADDILQDALAFSTIHLEFVAPHLKSPLREQVTHALEQCLHKGVPRVETRFFISSIYEKEQSKNNMLLRFAKLDFNLLQMLHKQELAEVSRWWKDLDFVTTLPYARDRVVECYFWALGVYFEPQYSQARVMLVKTISMISIVDDTFDAYGTVKELEAYTDAIQRWDINEIDRLPDYMKISYKAILDLYKDYEKELSSVGRSHIVCHAIERMKEVVRNYNVESTWFIEGYKPPVSEYLSNALATTTYYYLATTSYLGMKSVTEQDFEWLSKNPKILEASVIICRVIDDTATYEVEKTRGQIATGIECCMRDYGISTEEAMTKFQEMAEAAWKDLNEGLLRPTPVSTEFLSRILNLARIVEVTYIHNLDGYTHPEKVLKPHINALVVDSIEI; this is encoded by the exons ATGGCCGCAGCAGCAGTTGGCAACTATGAAGAAGATATTGTTCGCCCCGTCGCCGACTTCTCCCCTAGTCTATGGGGTGATCAGTTCCTTTCATTCTCCATTGATAATCAG GTTGCGGAAAAGTATGCTAAAGAGATTGAAGCACCGAAGGAACAAACGAGGAATATGCTGTTAGCAACTGGAATGAAATTGGCTGATACATTGAATTTGATTGACATTATTGAACGTCTTGGCATCTCCTACCACTTTGAAAAAGAAATTGATGAGATTTTAGATCAGATTTACAACCAAAACTCAAACTGCGATGATTTGAGCACTTCTGCACTTCAATTTCGATTGCTCAGGCAACATGGTTTCAACATCTCTCCTG AAATTTTCAGCAAATTCCAAGATGAAAATGGCAAATTCAAAGAGTCTCTTGCTAGTGATGTCTTAGGATTATTGAACTTGTATGAAGCTTCACATGCAAGGACTCATGCTGACGATATCTTACAAGACGCACTTGCTTTCTCCACTATCCATCTTGAATTTGTAGCTCCACATTTGAAATCTCCACTTAGAGAGCAAGTGACACATGCCCTTGAGCAATGTTTGCACAAGGGCGTTCCTAGAGTCGAGACCCGATTCTTCATCTCATCAATCTATGAGAAGgaacaatcaaaaaataatatgttACTTCGATTTGCCAAATTGGATTTTAACTTGCTCCAGATGTTACACAAACAAGAACTGGCTGAAGTATCAAG GTGGTGGAAAGATTTGGATTTCGTAACAACACTTCCATATGCTAGAGATCGAGTAGTTGAATGTTACTTTTGGGCATTAGGAGTTTATTTTGAGCCTCAATACTCCCAAGCTCGCGTCATGCTCGTTAAGACCATATCAATGATTTCGATTGTCGATGATACCTTTGATGCTTACGGTACAGTTAAAGAACTTGAGGCATACACAGATGCCATACAAAG GTGGGATATAAACGAAATTGATCGGCTTCCTGATTACATGAAAATCAGTTATAAAGCTATTCTAGATCTTTATAAGGATTATGAAAAGGAATTATCTAGTGTTGGAAGATCTCATATTGTCTGCCATGCAATAGAAAGA ATGAAAGAAGTAGTAAGAAATTATAATGTCGAGTCAACATGGTTTATTGAAGGATATAAGCCACCTGTTTCTGAATACCTAAGCAATGCACTAGCAACTACTACATATTACTACCTCGCAACAACATCGTATTTAGGCATGAAGTCTGTTACAGAGCAGGATTTTGAATGGTTGTCAAAGAATCCTAAAATTCTTGAAGCTAGTGTGATAATATGCCGAGTTATTGATGACACAGCCACATACGAG GTTGAGAAAACTAGGGGACAAATTGCAACAGGAATTGAGTGCTGCATGAGAGATTATGGCATATCAACAGAAGAGGCAATGACTAAATTTCAAGAAATGGCTGAGGCAGCATGGAAGGATCTTAATGAAGGACTTCTTAGGCCCACTCCTGTCTCTACAGAGTTTTTATCTCGTATTCTCAATCTTGCACGTATTGTTGAGGTTACATATATACACAATCTAGATGGATACACTCATCCGGAAAAAGTCTTAAAACCTCACATTAATGCCCTAGTTGTGGACTCCATCGAAATTTGA